A single genomic interval of Nonomuraea rubra harbors:
- a CDS encoding NADAR family protein yields MPDDLPMTVEELVAAERRGQRLKYLYFWGHQPARDGGVGQGCLSQWWPVRFSEGGHTFASAEHYMMAHKAWLFGDEEIAARILGSRHPRQAKELGRAVRGFDQARWEECRFDLVVRGNVAKFGEHADLAGYLLGTGRRVLVEASPRDRVWGIGLAAGDERAASAERWQGLNLLGFALMAARSVLQDGKRR; encoded by the coding sequence ATGCCCGATGACCTTCCGATGACCGTCGAGGAGCTGGTCGCCGCCGAGCGGCGCGGCCAGCGCCTGAAATATCTGTACTTCTGGGGGCACCAGCCTGCCCGTGACGGCGGCGTCGGCCAGGGCTGCCTGAGCCAGTGGTGGCCGGTCAGGTTCAGCGAGGGCGGGCACACGTTCGCCTCGGCCGAGCACTACATGATGGCGCACAAGGCGTGGCTGTTCGGCGACGAGGAGATCGCGGCCAGGATCCTCGGCTCCCGGCATCCCCGGCAGGCCAAGGAGCTCGGCCGCGCCGTGCGGGGCTTCGACCAGGCGAGGTGGGAGGAGTGCCGCTTCGACCTCGTCGTACGCGGCAACGTGGCCAAGTTCGGCGAGCACGCAGACCTGGCCGGTTACCTGCTCGGCACCGGCCGGCGCGTCCTCGTGGAGGCCAGCCCCCGCGACCGGGTGTGGGGCATCGGCCTGGCGGCCGGCGACGAGCGCGCCGCCTCCGCCGAGCGGTGGCAGGGCCTCAACCTGCTCGGCTTCGCCCTGATGGCCGCCAGGAGCGTCCTTCAGGACGGGAAGCGCAGGTAA
- a CDS encoding alpha/beta fold hydrolase translates to MTVSMPGRPREATGPRRAARRDRLQPPGTSESVYWFTQTAGSSAHTYFERINDFSMWGPVERGSVPTAVAVFATDFSVRPPAERVHNVVRRSELGHGGHFAALETPEVLVTELREFFGSLR, encoded by the coding sequence ATGACCGTCAGTATGCCCGGCCGCCCGCGTGAGGCGACCGGCCCCCGGCGAGCTGCGCGGCGCGACCGACTCCAGCCACCCGGAACGTCCGAAAGCGTCTACTGGTTCACGCAGACGGCAGGGTCGTCGGCGCACACGTACTTCGAGCGGATCAACGACTTCAGCATGTGGGGGCCGGTGGAGCGCGGCAGCGTGCCGACGGCGGTGGCGGTGTTCGCGACGGACTTCTCCGTGCGGCCGCCGGCCGAGCGGGTGCACAACGTCGTGCGCCGGTCGGAGTTGGGTCACGGCGGCCACTTCGCGGCGCTGGAGACTCCCGAGGTGCTGGTCACGGAGCTGCGCGAGTTCTTCGGCTCGCTGCGGTGA
- a CDS encoding TrkH family potassium uptake protein, whose amino-acid sequence MGVLTPFTSRFRHPAQVVVAAFGLTAAVGTTLLALPISTAEGVSAGWVAALFTATSAVCVTGMAIVDTESHWSVFGELVIAGLVQVGGLGIMTMATVFTLLLSGRLGLRAKIAVQAETKTLSMSDVRHVLRKVVVFSLVCEAIAAVVLTTRFMTGYDEPFGSALYLGVFHAISAFNDAGFALWPDSLIRFVSDGWICLTVAIASIISGLGFPVVFELARSWRRPARWTILTKITVWVTAVLLVLGTLAFLVIEWRNPRTLGPLDEGGKVLAAFFAAVMPRSAGFNTLDISQMHPSSWLTTDVLMFIGGGSAGTAGGIKVTTIGLLAFVVWAELRGEGRVNIGHRSLPDTAQRQAVTITALGVTIVGLATYLLLALTPYSLDQVLFEVVAAFGTAGLSTGITANVGTAGHLLLVVLMFIGRIGPLTLGSALALNRRARHYELPEERVIVG is encoded by the coding sequence ATGGGCGTGCTGACGCCGTTCACCTCCCGGTTCAGGCATCCCGCCCAGGTCGTGGTGGCCGCGTTCGGCCTGACCGCCGCGGTCGGCACCACCCTGCTCGCGCTGCCGATCTCCACCGCCGAGGGCGTGTCCGCGGGCTGGGTGGCCGCGCTGTTCACCGCGACGTCCGCCGTCTGCGTGACGGGGATGGCGATCGTGGACACCGAGTCGCACTGGTCGGTGTTCGGCGAGCTGGTGATCGCCGGGCTGGTCCAGGTGGGCGGCCTGGGCATCATGACGATGGCGACCGTGTTCACGCTGCTGCTGTCCGGCCGGTTAGGGCTGCGGGCCAAGATCGCGGTGCAGGCCGAGACCAAGACGCTGAGCATGAGCGACGTGCGGCACGTCCTGCGCAAGGTGGTCGTGTTCAGCCTGGTGTGCGAGGCCATCGCCGCTGTCGTGCTCACCACCCGCTTCATGACCGGGTACGACGAGCCGTTCGGCAGCGCACTCTACCTCGGCGTCTTCCACGCGATCAGCGCCTTCAACGACGCCGGGTTCGCGCTGTGGCCCGACAGCCTCATCCGGTTCGTGTCCGACGGGTGGATCTGCCTGACCGTGGCCATCGCGAGCATCATCAGCGGGCTCGGCTTCCCGGTGGTGTTCGAGCTGGCCCGCTCCTGGCGGCGCCCGGCCAGGTGGACCATCCTGACGAAGATCACGGTGTGGGTGACCGCCGTCCTGCTGGTGCTCGGCACCCTGGCGTTCCTGGTGATCGAGTGGCGCAACCCCAGGACGCTCGGGCCGCTCGACGAGGGCGGCAAGGTGCTGGCGGCCTTCTTCGCCGCGGTCATGCCGCGCTCGGCCGGGTTCAACACCCTCGACATCTCCCAGATGCACCCGTCGAGCTGGCTGACCACCGACGTGCTGATGTTCATCGGCGGCGGCAGCGCGGGCACCGCCGGCGGCATCAAGGTGACCACGATCGGGCTGCTGGCCTTCGTCGTGTGGGCCGAGCTGCGCGGCGAGGGCCGGGTGAACATCGGCCACCGCAGCCTGCCCGACACCGCGCAGCGCCAGGCCGTGACGATCACGGCGCTGGGGGTCACGATCGTGGGCCTGGCCACGTACCTGCTGCTGGCCCTCACCCCGTACAGTCTCGACCAGGTCCTGTTCGAGGTGGTCGCGGCGTTCGGAACGGCGGGCCTGTCCACCGGCATCACCGCGAACGTCGGCACGGCCGGGCACCTGCTGCTGGTCGTGCTCATGTTCATCGGCCGGATCGGCCCACTCACCCTGGGCTCCGCCCTGGCACTCAACAGGCGCGCCCGGCACTACGAGCTACCCGAGGAGCGTGTCATCGTTGGTTGA
- a CDS encoding potassium channel family protein: MSSLVEYKGDPVVVIGLGRFGTSLALELTRRGTEVLAIDHRPKITQSLAGRITQIATADATDMEALRQLGVPDFYQAVVAVGSDIEASILTTSLLVELEINDIWAKAVSTQHGRILSRIGAHHVVFPEHDMGERVAHLVSGRMLDYMQVDEDFAIAKTSPPKEYVGVPLGRSNLRRKYGVTIVAVKPPDEEFTYATAETELSYGDIVLVSGTTEQVERFAELP; encoded by the coding sequence GTGTCATCGTTGGTTGAGTACAAGGGCGACCCGGTCGTCGTCATCGGCCTGGGCCGGTTCGGCACCTCGCTGGCGCTGGAGCTCACCCGGCGCGGCACCGAGGTCCTGGCCATCGACCACCGTCCCAAGATCACCCAGAGCCTCGCGGGCCGCATCACGCAGATCGCCACCGCCGACGCCACCGACATGGAAGCGCTGCGCCAGCTCGGCGTGCCGGACTTCTACCAGGCGGTGGTGGCCGTCGGCAGCGACATCGAAGCCAGCATCCTGACCACGTCCCTGCTGGTCGAGCTGGAGATCAACGACATCTGGGCCAAGGCCGTCAGCACCCAGCACGGCCGCATCCTCAGCCGCATCGGCGCCCACCACGTCGTCTTCCCCGAGCACGACATGGGCGAACGCGTGGCCCACCTGGTCAGCGGCCGCATGCTCGACTACATGCAGGTGGACGAGGACTTCGCCATCGCCAAGACCAGCCCGCCGAAGGAGTACGTGGGCGTCCCCCTGGGCCGCTCCAACCTGCGCCGCAAGTACGGGGTCACGATCGTGGCGGTGAAGCCGCCGGACGAGGAGTTCACCTACGCCACGGCGGAGACGGAGCTGTCGTACGGCGACATCGTCCTGGTCTCGGGCACCACCGAACAGGTCGAACGCTTCGCCGAGCTGCCGTAG
- a CDS encoding CBS domain-containing protein, whose translation MRARELAVDFPTVTLDTPALEAAKLLADRDLPGLILVDEAGRPHSILPGTQVLRLAVPAYCQDDPALARVVDEAHADRFLHRLGGKTVRECLPEQPRELPVTDAKATVLELAALMARTRSPLVAVMDEERLIGAVTLQSLLDHALQL comes from the coding sequence ATGCGCGCACGTGAGCTAGCCGTCGACTTCCCGACGGTCACCCTGGACACCCCGGCGCTGGAGGCGGCCAAGCTGCTGGCCGACCGGGACCTGCCCGGGCTCATCCTGGTCGACGAGGCCGGGCGGCCGCACAGCATCCTGCCCGGCACGCAGGTGTTGCGGCTGGCGGTGCCGGCGTACTGCCAGGACGATCCGGCGCTGGCCCGGGTGGTGGACGAGGCCCACGCGGACCGGTTCCTGCACCGGCTCGGCGGCAAGACCGTGCGGGAGTGCCTGCCGGAGCAGCCGCGCGAGCTGCCGGTGACCGACGCCAAGGCGACGGTGCTGGAGCTGGCGGCGCTGATGGCGCGTACGCGGAGCCCGCTCGTCGCGGTGATGGACGAGGAGAGGCTGATCGGGGCCGTCACGCTGCAGTCACTGCTCGACCACGCCCTCCAGCTCTGA
- a CDS encoding TetR/AcrR family transcriptional regulator, with translation MVKAAARQPVPARRADAERNIAAILEAGTRLLSADPTASVADIAKAAGVGRVTLYGHFPSREALVDAVLDHAVGMADAVLEDESIDTAPAPEAMAGLLRSSWEVLDRHRRLFLAADRVLATERIREHHEAPLRRVERLIERGRRDGDFRDDLPLPWLVTAFFSLIHSAAQEREANRLAPEEVEEVLIKTMLSLLLSPAAES, from the coding sequence ATGGTCAAGGCCGCGGCACGACAGCCCGTACCCGCCAGGCGCGCGGACGCCGAGCGCAACATCGCCGCGATCCTCGAGGCCGGGACGCGGCTGCTCAGCGCCGACCCCACGGCCAGCGTGGCCGACATCGCCAAGGCCGCCGGGGTGGGGCGGGTCACCCTGTACGGGCACTTCCCGTCGCGTGAGGCGCTGGTGGACGCCGTGCTCGACCACGCGGTGGGCATGGCGGACGCGGTGCTGGAGGACGAGTCGATCGACACGGCGCCCGCGCCGGAGGCGATGGCGGGGCTGCTGCGCTCGTCGTGGGAGGTCCTCGACCGGCACCGCCGGCTGTTCCTGGCGGCCGACCGGGTGCTGGCCACCGAGCGCATCAGGGAGCACCACGAGGCCCCGCTGCGGCGGGTCGAACGGCTCATCGAGCGGGGGCGACGGGACGGCGACTTCCGCGACGACCTGCCGTTGCCGTGGCTGGTGACCGCGTTCTTCTCCCTCATCCACAGCGCCGCCCAGGAGCGCGAGGCGAACCGGCTCGCGCCGGAGGAGGTGGAGGAAGTGCTGATCAAGACGATGTTGTCGCTGCTCCTCTCGCCCGCCGCCGAATCCTAG
- a CDS encoding nucleoside hydrolase — MRLHLDTDLGGDPDDVCALAMVLGWPGVEIVGVTTTGDPDGRRAGYAEHCLRLAGRPDIPVVAGAGTSTTGVPMGGLPDHARYWGVPVDPRPAPPEAAIDLLERSIDQGATIAAIGPFTNLARLHQARPGRLDGVPVVAMGGWLRPLGPGLPAWGPDMDWNTQCDPRAAELMAGHARLTLVPLPVAARSHLRAAHLPRLAASGPLGELLARQCEAYAVDAGMTELGRAHAGLPDDLVNFHWDPVACAVALGWSGAVVQEQRVRTVLEAEQLRFEDDAGGRRTHVLTDLDVQAFDDTWIEAVERAQR, encoded by the coding sequence ATGCGCTTGCACCTCGACACCGACCTGGGCGGAGATCCCGACGACGTCTGCGCCCTGGCGATGGTCCTGGGCTGGCCGGGCGTGGAGATCGTCGGCGTCACCACCACCGGCGACCCCGACGGCCGCCGCGCCGGTTACGCCGAGCACTGCCTCCGGCTGGCCGGGCGCCCGGACATCCCGGTCGTGGCCGGGGCGGGAACGTCCACCACGGGCGTCCCCATGGGCGGCCTACCCGATCACGCGCGGTACTGGGGAGTGCCCGTAGACCCTCGCCCAGCACCGCCGGAAGCGGCGATCGACCTGCTGGAGCGCAGCATCGATCAGGGCGCCACCATCGCGGCCATCGGCCCCTTCACCAACCTGGCGCGGCTGCACCAGGCGCGGCCCGGCCGGCTCGACGGGGTGCCGGTGGTGGCCATGGGCGGATGGCTGCGACCCCTCGGCCCCGGCCTGCCCGCCTGGGGCCCGGACATGGACTGGAACACGCAGTGCGACCCCCGCGCCGCCGAGCTGATGGCCGGGCACGCCCGCCTCACCCTGGTCCCTCTGCCCGTCGCCGCCAGGTCGCACCTGCGGGCCGCCCACCTGCCCCGCCTGGCGGCCTCCGGACCCCTGGGCGAGCTGCTCGCCCGCCAGTGCGAGGCCTACGCCGTGGACGCCGGCATGACGGAACTCGGCCGCGCTCACGCCGGGCTACCCGACGACCTGGTCAACTTCCACTGGGACCCCGTCGCCTGCGCCGTGGCGCTCGGCTGGAGCGGCGCCGTCGTCCAGGAGCAGCGGGTGCGGACCGTCCTCGAAGCGGAGCAACTGCGGTTCGAGGACGACGCCGGCGGACGCCGGACGCACGTGCTCACCGACCTGGACGTGCAAGCCTTCGACGACACCTGGATCGAGGCCGTCGAGCGGGCTCAGCGGTAG
- a CDS encoding MFS transporter, whose amino-acid sequence MNRHHRPKGGGWVVLGLLCLAQFMLIVDITVVQVALPSIGADLALGREALTWVVTAYTLCFGGLMVLGGRLADVFGARGTLLAGLGVFTAASLVCGLAGSGAVLVAGRALQGVGAALLSPAALAVIVATFHGERRARALGVWAAIGGTGAALGVLVGGLLTAGPGWAWVFFVNVPIGLAVLAAVPAVVPAAAGRREVVDVPGALVVTLATALLIYGVVTAGDAGWAAAGTVLPLAGAVLLYVLFVVVERSVRSPLMRAATLARRPVISGTFVMLVATGLMLGLFFLSTLYLQHVLGFSPLETGLIFLPAAVAITAGAQLGGHLIGRVGGRPVAVAAFVLTAAGAALMARVSPGTSVYITLLPGFVLASLGIGPAFVTATTTTMANIPPGENGVASGVINTFHELGGSIGVAVVSTVAAAGLAPGAAGAAGAAGAGGFVAGFTLCAVVAGVAGAVALGLVPGGKPAAAFVGHGHAQGHAQEQAQGQAQGQAQRHGHGYGG is encoded by the coding sequence ATGAATCGACACCACAGGCCGAAGGGCGGCGGATGGGTCGTGCTGGGGCTGCTGTGCCTGGCGCAGTTCATGCTGATCGTCGACATCACGGTGGTGCAGGTCGCGCTGCCGTCCATCGGCGCCGACCTGGCGCTCGGCCGGGAGGCGCTGACCTGGGTGGTGACCGCGTACACGCTCTGCTTCGGCGGGCTCATGGTGCTCGGCGGGCGGCTCGCCGACGTGTTCGGCGCGCGCGGGACGCTGCTGGCCGGGCTGGGGGTGTTCACGGCGGCCTCGCTGGTGTGCGGGCTGGCCGGGAGCGGGGCCGTGCTCGTCGCGGGGCGGGCGCTGCAGGGGGTCGGCGCGGCGCTGCTGTCGCCGGCGGCGCTGGCGGTGATCGTCGCCACCTTCCACGGCGAGCGGCGGGCACGCGCGCTCGGCGTGTGGGCCGCGATCGGTGGCACGGGGGCTGCGCTGGGGGTGCTGGTCGGCGGGCTGCTGACGGCGGGGCCCGGATGGGCGTGGGTGTTCTTCGTCAACGTGCCGATCGGGCTGGCGGTACTGGCCGCGGTACCCGCCGTGGTACCGGCAGCCGCGGGGCGGCGTGAGGTGGTGGACGTGCCCGGTGCGCTGGTCGTGACGCTGGCGACGGCGTTGCTGATCTACGGGGTGGTCACGGCGGGCGACGCCGGGTGGGCCGCCGCGGGCACGGTGCTGCCGCTGGCCGGGGCGGTGCTGCTGTACGTGCTGTTCGTCGTCGTCGAGCGGTCCGTACGGTCGCCGCTCATGCGGGCCGCGACGCTCGCCCGGCGGCCGGTGATCTCGGGGACGTTCGTGATGCTGGTGGCCACCGGGCTGATGCTGGGCCTGTTCTTCCTCAGCACGCTCTACCTGCAGCACGTGCTCGGATTCAGCCCGCTGGAGACCGGGCTGATCTTCCTGCCGGCGGCGGTCGCCATCACGGCCGGCGCGCAGCTCGGCGGCCACCTCATCGGGCGGGTCGGCGGCAGGCCGGTGGCGGTGGCGGCGTTCGTGCTGACCGCGGCGGGGGCGGCGCTGATGGCGCGGGTCTCCCCCGGCACCAGCGTCTACATCACGCTGCTGCCCGGGTTCGTGCTGGCCTCGCTGGGCATCGGGCCGGCGTTCGTGACGGCCACCACGACGACCATGGCGAACATCCCTCCCGGCGAGAACGGCGTGGCCTCCGGGGTCATCAACACCTTCCACGAGCTCGGCGGCTCGATCGGGGTGGCGGTCGTGTCCACGGTGGCCGCCGCCGGCCTCGCACCCGGAGCAGCCGGAGCGGCAGGGGCGGCGGGCGCCGGAGGGTTCGTGGCCGGGTTCACGCTGTGCGCCGTGGTGGCGGGGGTCGCCGGGGCCGTCGCGCTCGGGCTGGTGCCGGGCGGGAAACCCGCAGCCGCATTCGTCGGCCACGGGCACGCGCAGGGGCACGCGCAGGAGCAGGCGCAGGGGCAGGCGCAGGGGCAGGCGCAGCGGCACGGTCACGGGTACGGCGGCTGA
- a CDS encoding STAS domain-containing protein, giving the protein MPPLTLAHQHLSGVTVIAVTGEMDATNRADLEAYLRETGPAPTERLVFDLSGVPFMDSSGLHVLLKCATDCLRDGGVVHLAGVQPLPARLFEITGVVAHLPVHERVEDAITAALSSSERSI; this is encoded by the coding sequence ATGCCGCCATTAACGCTGGCGCACCAGCACCTGTCCGGGGTGACCGTGATCGCGGTGACCGGTGAGATGGACGCCACCAACCGGGCCGACCTCGAGGCCTACCTCCGGGAGACCGGCCCGGCCCCTACGGAACGGCTGGTGTTCGACCTGTCCGGAGTGCCGTTCATGGACAGCTCCGGACTGCATGTCCTGCTGAAATGCGCCACGGACTGCCTGAGGGACGGCGGTGTCGTGCATCTGGCGGGCGTGCAGCCCCTGCCCGCCCGGCTGTTCGAGATCACGGGCGTGGTGGCGCACCTCCCGGTGCACGAGCGGGTCGAGGACGCCATCACCGCCGCGCTGAGCTCATCGGAACGCTCCATCTAG
- a CDS encoding AfsR/SARP family transcriptional regulator, giving the protein MSARFLILGPVEVSAGDRPLPALAPRHRAFLGYLLLHAGRAQSVERLTEAVWGPAPPDTARAQVHAALAAIRRVLRAAGAADQLRTSVAGYVLTTRPGQLDLEGFTALATTTGDDPRQTAERLRTALELWRGPALADVQADYAPAARARLEDRRLTAVERLADLELAAGRHEDLIDRLGAELAGHPLRERLTGQLMLALHRAGRQADALSAGRGYRARLVREQGLDPGPAFLAVEEAVLQGDARLQGDSGLRGDSGLRGDSGLRGDSGPHARAAGSPKGKTATFLPYDVADFAGRTAELTQLIAEDDAVPSITAIDGMAGIGKTALAVRAAHRLADHYPDGRLFVDLHAHTAGRQQMTTSEALEALLRQLGIRAEAIPARLEERAALWRAELAGRRVLVVLDNAADSAHVRPLLPGPSGSLVLITSRRRLTDLDGVRSLPMEVLPASDATDLFTRIVGERAVREPDAVAEVLLLCGFLPLAVRIAGARLRHRPRWSVAYLAQRLRDERRRLSELATAERGVAAAFALSYQQLEDTERHLFRLLGLHPGRDVAPHAAAALAGLDVAEAEDTLEALLDTHMLQQHEPGRYRFHDLLRQYAHDTAAEEPPHERHAAMARLLDHHLNTASAAMDLLYPDSAHRRPATGRPATPFRDAAEARAWLDAERGNLIRTAAHACGTDWPAHTGPLATTLYRYLYDHALHDDARTLYGKALAAARRLGDLAGEGRALTDLGWVHHLQGDHRQAAEHFEQALAVGRTADDRRGQARALTGLGDVRAAAGDHEAALRALHRGLELFRELGDRFGEAVITDYLGVAHERQGRFAEAADLHRDALELFRAIGSRGGEADALHHLGTACLRLDRPAEAHAHHGNALELYRRFDYRRGAAKALNGLAAAALALGEADRARHLYRAALDAAVEMGDLAEQSHARAGLSRLVP; this is encoded by the coding sequence GTGTCTGCGCGCTTTCTGATCCTGGGGCCCGTGGAGGTCTCGGCCGGCGACCGGCCGTTGCCCGCGCTCGCTCCCCGCCACCGTGCCTTCCTCGGCTATCTGCTGCTGCACGCGGGGCGGGCCCAGAGCGTGGAGCGGTTGACCGAGGCGGTGTGGGGGCCGGCTCCACCGGACACCGCCCGCGCCCAGGTACACGCCGCGCTGGCGGCGATCAGGCGCGTCCTGCGCGCGGCGGGCGCGGCAGACCAGCTCCGGACGAGCGTGGCCGGATACGTGCTCACCACCCGGCCGGGGCAGCTCGACCTGGAAGGCTTCACCGCCCTCGCGACCACCACCGGGGACGATCCACGGCAGACCGCCGAGCGGCTGCGTACGGCGCTGGAGCTGTGGCGCGGACCCGCGCTCGCCGACGTGCAGGCGGACTACGCGCCCGCCGCCCGCGCGAGGCTGGAGGACCGGCGGCTGACCGCCGTCGAACGGCTGGCCGACCTGGAGCTCGCCGCGGGACGGCACGAGGACCTCATCGACCGGCTCGGTGCGGAGCTGGCCGGCCACCCGTTGCGCGAGCGGTTGACCGGGCAGCTCATGCTGGCCCTGCACCGCGCGGGACGGCAGGCCGACGCGCTCTCCGCCGGACGCGGCTACCGGGCCCGGCTGGTGCGTGAGCAGGGCCTGGACCCCGGTCCCGCGTTCCTGGCCGTGGAGGAGGCCGTGCTCCAGGGGGACGCCCGGCTCCAGGGGGACTCCGGGCTCCGGGGGGACTCCGGGCTCCGGGGGGACTCTGGGCTCCGGGGGGACTCCGGCCCGCACGCACGAGCCGCCGGGAGCCCGAAGGGGAAGACCGCGACGTTCCTGCCCTACGACGTCGCCGACTTCGCCGGACGTACCGCCGAGCTGACCCAACTGATCGCCGAGGACGACGCCGTGCCGTCGATCACCGCGATCGACGGCATGGCCGGCATCGGCAAGACCGCCCTCGCGGTGCGCGCGGCCCACCGCCTGGCCGATCACTACCCCGACGGCCGGCTCTTCGTCGATCTCCACGCCCACACGGCGGGCAGACAGCAGATGACCACGTCCGAAGCGCTGGAGGCCCTGCTGCGCCAGCTCGGCATCCGCGCCGAGGCCATCCCCGCCCGGCTGGAGGAGCGCGCCGCGTTGTGGCGAGCCGAACTGGCCGGCCGCCGCGTCCTCGTCGTCCTGGACAACGCCGCTGACTCCGCGCACGTACGCCCCCTGCTTCCCGGCCCCTCCGGCAGCCTCGTCCTCATCACCAGCCGCCGGCGGCTCACCGATCTCGACGGCGTCCGTTCCCTGCCCATGGAGGTGCTGCCCGCCTCCGACGCCACCGACCTCTTCACCCGGATCGTGGGCGAACGCGCCGTCCGGGAGCCGGACGCGGTCGCCGAGGTCCTCCTGCTGTGCGGCTTCCTGCCGCTCGCCGTACGCATCGCCGGGGCCCGGCTCCGGCACCGGCCCCGCTGGAGCGTCGCCTATCTGGCCCAGCGCCTGCGCGACGAACGGCGCAGGCTGTCGGAGCTGGCGACCGCCGAACGCGGCGTGGCGGCCGCGTTCGCCCTGTCCTACCAGCAGCTCGAGGACACCGAACGCCACCTGTTCCGCCTGCTCGGTCTCCACCCCGGCCGGGACGTCGCCCCGCACGCCGCGGCCGCCCTGGCCGGCCTCGACGTCGCCGAGGCCGAGGACACGCTGGAGGCGCTGCTCGACACGCACATGCTCCAGCAGCACGAACCCGGCCGCTACCGCTTCCACGACCTGCTGCGGCAGTACGCGCACGACACCGCCGCCGAAGAGCCACCCCACGAGCGGCACGCCGCCATGGCCAGGCTGCTGGACCACCACCTGAACACCGCCTCCGCGGCCATGGACCTGCTCTATCCCGACAGCGCGCACCGGCGGCCGGCGACCGGCCGCCCGGCGACCCCCTTCCGCGACGCCGCCGAAGCACGCGCCTGGCTGGACGCCGAACGCGGCAATCTCATCCGAACCGCCGCGCACGCCTGCGGCACCGACTGGCCGGCCCACACGGGCCCGCTGGCCACGACCCTCTACCGCTACCTGTACGACCACGCGCTGCACGACGATGCCCGCACCCTGTACGGCAAGGCGCTGGCCGCGGCCCGCCGCCTCGGGGACCTCGCGGGTGAGGGCCGGGCACTGACCGACCTCGGCTGGGTGCACCACCTGCAAGGCGACCACCGGCAGGCGGCGGAGCACTTCGAGCAGGCCCTGGCCGTCGGCCGCACCGCCGACGACCGCCGCGGCCAGGCGCGGGCCCTGACCGGCCTGGGCGATGTACGAGCCGCCGCCGGCGACCACGAGGCCGCGCTCCGCGCGCTGCACCGTGGGCTGGAGTTGTTCCGCGAGCTCGGCGACCGCTTCGGCGAGGCGGTGATCACGGACTACCTCGGCGTCGCACACGAGCGGCAGGGCCGCTTCGCCGAGGCCGCCGACCTGCACCGCGATGCGCTGGAGCTCTTCCGCGCCATCGGCAGCCGAGGCGGGGAAGCCGACGCCCTGCACCACCTCGGCACCGCCTGCCTGCGGCTGGACCGCCCGGCGGAGGCGCACGCGCACCACGGCAACGCGCTGGAGCTGTATCGCCGCTTCGACTACCGGCGCGGCGCGGCCAAGGCACTCAACGGCCTCGCCGCCGCCGCACTGGCCCTCGGCGAAGCCGACCGAGCCCGGCACCTCTACCGTGCTGCCCTCGACGCGGCCGTCGAGATGGGCGACCTCGCGGAGCAGTCCCACGCCCGCGCCGGCCTCTCCAGGCTGGTGCCCTAG
- a CDS encoding carboxymuconolactone decarboxylase family protein — MEARMKNPALVLPGAMQALLALGKAADQAGLPKTTVDLVLLRASQINGCSVCVDMHAKDLRKQGESDERLFAVAAWRETPYFTDAERAALALAEEATRLADGGQVGDAVWDEAADHYSEQELAGLLLQIATVNLWNRLNAATRQVAGAAW, encoded by the coding sequence ATGGAAGCACGGATGAAGAACCCCGCCCTGGTCCTGCCGGGCGCGATGCAGGCGCTGCTCGCGCTCGGCAAGGCGGCCGACCAGGCCGGGCTGCCCAAGACCACGGTGGATCTGGTGCTGCTGCGCGCCAGCCAGATCAACGGGTGCAGCGTGTGCGTGGACATGCACGCCAAGGACCTGCGCAAGCAGGGCGAGAGCGACGAGCGGCTGTTCGCCGTGGCCGCGTGGCGCGAGACGCCGTACTTCACCGACGCCGAGCGCGCCGCGCTCGCCCTGGCCGAGGAGGCCACCCGGCTGGCCGACGGCGGCCAGGTCGGCGACGCGGTGTGGGACGAGGCCGCCGACCACTACTCCGAGCAGGAGCTGGCCGGCCTGCTGCTGCAGATCGCCACCGTCAACCTGTGGAACCGGCTGAACGCCGCCACCCGGCAGGTCGCGGGTGCGGCATGGTGA